The DNA window CCCAACACTGCATCCCTCTGCACTCCTTCAAATTCATGTACAACTCCCTTTTCCTCAAACCTATCGCTGATCCATCTCCATCCACACCTATGTACCGTAGCTTCATCGAAATATTATCCCACGAGCCCCAACTGTGGGACAGATACGTAGCCAGGGGCAAAAATGCAATGTTGCCGGAGGTTCCATTCGATCGGTTTCGGATTGGATCACAGTTCTTCGTTCTAACCCGGCAACACGCGCTGGTGGTGATAAGGGATCGGAGATTGTGGCGCAAGTTTAGGCTGCCGTGCTTGAAGGTCGATTCTTGTTATCCGGAGGAGCATTATTTTCCAACCCTTTTGTCGATGGAGGATCCCGATGGATGCACTCATCATACTCTCACAAGGGTCGATTGGACTGGTAGTATAGGTGGTCATCCGCATACCTACAGGCATGTTGAGGTTTCCTCCACTCTCATCGACGAGCTACGGACGTCGAATTCGAGTTATTCATACATGTTTGCGAGGAAATTTTCACCAGAGTGCTTGCAGCCGTTGCTGGATATCGCGGAGAAGGTCATTTTCAGTGACTGAGGCAAGCATTGATCTTCCTCTTTAACTTTGAGTTTGAGatgagaaattttgaaaaataacattttctctACATGAATTTGTTAAAACAGCATAATATAATGTACCAGATTGCATTACATGTTTAAATAAAT is part of the Primulina eburnea isolate SZY01 chromosome 1, ASM2296580v1, whole genome shotgun sequence genome and encodes:
- the LOC140824149 gene encoding glycosyltransferase BC10-like → MQSSSSSSSRKIEAAMFNTPFVLSFALLLSFPLLFLFVPRILPPRHVEISLPDELDDLALFRRATLASLGGPAAVSHLGTGNAKPKIAFLFLTNTDLHFAPLWQLFFRNNEPLYNIYIHADPSSKITPPEGVFSGRFIAAKKTQRATPSLVSAARRLLATALLDDPLNSYFALVSQHCIPLHSFKFMYNSLFLKPIADPSPSTPMYRSFIEILSHEPQLWDRYVARGKNAMLPEVPFDRFRIGSQFFVLTRQHALVVIRDRRLWRKFRLPCLKVDSCYPEEHYFPTLLSMEDPDGCTHHTLTRVDWTGSIGGHPHTYRHVEVSSTLIDELRTSNSSYSYMFARKFSPECLQPLLDIAEKVIFSD